Proteins from a genomic interval of Diaminobutyricimonas aerilata:
- a CDS encoding DUF11 domain-containing protein produces the protein MGTAARRLLPPALALALAIGVLPASPAAAAGDGVLSVSIEPIDYVTGQPITEASWNQPNVGYRVNFVCSVAACENTVVQFNPAQVNPWGITSTVPLRLLTFSTWTAPPTGGTVTGDDANGRTVNLGTLPAGTSGSFSISYSTTPARNANAAPGQIFPDGFQIANGVTISSSTAVAPAQADAAPVTWRISTVPAPSIVITNPGPIKPDVNISHQVRMSTGSFVRTGGNIVGRSNVFAAGNYTVTMQVPEEATFVSADRGGVWDPVARTVTWSEGTVDAPTYCAAGGWGATAAPQNNWNQNAPCYTPRNVVLNYPASAFTSDPSGCNFDETVTPSVAVTATYLDALRTTKTADASAAYPVTCYEPFGRLNAGKDSTADATAADRTTRLVNVPPDVSGETCPSSGRDDWNRVCTPGQPLAAFADNAKSWVVTGYNAGNAPGNITIADSTLDLPGAPVHAIRASATTPVPTIDWTYRCGSSAPVSGTTTATTVSLTAGQRSSGCRYTAATVTSGSVAGGNLRPADTATGTAWQVVFDYSVTTGAPLGVRTNTATVSISYPDTSIVTPSQTVSRNVQLREYPKVAAARPTFAAAFPVAAVVAGGGTAVPGRDVTFTVRGSTANIANDQDITPQYVFIAPVGWTIVPGSATFGTQTVSPGYQISPPRAVTIGGAQREAVVVTWPDTTVFGENAVWPDLSVTARPTFAVTAGTSSQATAWMGDSRHSFDSTTGTFNGGVQDAPDVDQDGSTSEWFASATQAVSVGSSSAATVLKEICLPDGAGGCNWVGDSSKPVPVSTTATDIRYRVTILNGGNTQLNGVVAYDVLPYVGDVGTSDATSSTPRGSTFAETLASASNISSGLTLSYSSSTSPPRPEVFSGSTTGSWGSTASGMRAIRAQYAGNLAPGASVRFEYTATVNPGSSADARACNSVAIDTAQTLPSEPPAVCAVTAEADLEIQVPDRLPLQEGRNGVLPYTVINHGGSQNAPATAVLDIPAGIQVRSLSPQGWACTASPSGSLPLDGPVRVSCVPVAPDGTTTTLAIGASRTLALAVKPLSADGPVCVPGEVAGAMYDPRPANNTSEGCLAVVPFDSALELSKTDGRDVVTPGDTVTYEITATNGLVGETVAGAVLTDTLPDDVVFVSATDGGVHTGAAPDGTGGTVTWPALDLAAAATPNSGGTGGSAAPGSSAVRAVTVTIAADARGQVENTAAVTATDPADSSATVRDEAADVDELQRLTVTKSSDAAPAGVRQGDAVAYTVTLTNDGTVDYATDEAALVDDLGEVLDDAAFATDSAEIRIDGGSPRTVADPDAGGLLRWTGALDVGSQLVLTYRVNVGDATGGDRVLTNTVFVGDSASVCTDGVDDDGDSCASVTATFAPTLLKRVASLTQNDDGTWTTVYDLVVTNLDPTAPTTYSLADALAFGAGIEVLDASVTSAPEGVVLTSPAWAGSGAVAQAVTLPADGQHTYQVTVIADAGATLGTAAATCVAGVTSGFANRATLSLADGRSFHEEACAAPAAPAVDKTAGAVSQLPDGSWQVTYTVTVSNTNPAPATLAYTLDDLLTVPTGIAVESVHTAGPADAALNPAFGTGDTALLTAPDRIPAGTVADPAIRVFSVTVVFDARAGAAPASGLACPPAGDGGYANRVTLLSGSSDTVIDTASACATALTQPVPDIRKSVASSSISGAGDWTLVYTIDVSNPSPTHSTRYSLEDELGFAEGVTVLDAVMTSSDGPTSEWDGRSTTVVTTDHLLAAGTTHRYTATVTADPGDFDVESAAADCRIDGGESGTGYRNLATLTSGDVTRTADACEPINDPSVVKTTVGAPTQDASTGTWTMRYDITVRNRSTTTTGSIPYELTDTLGFPEEVAIVDVAVSGPAGASINPDFDGVDSLELASGSIGQAIDANTPTTHTYRVTVRFDVPSGTLDAARCDPAQGGGGLRNEAEIRVGARVSGAVACADVPDVPVPGLTKSVLSQDQQADGTWEVLYRVTVANPSATSASTYTLDDEFALGEGIVLDEAPQVVALPAGVTAEPDWNGADATTISEDILLPAAGSHTYTVRAIIDSGSVTGNDPAGDCTVDAGETGTGFLNTASLSTGIATVDSSACATAWDPGVTKELNGVPTQQPDRSWLLSYTMTVSNPSTVGLSYGLRDELDFPADAEVTIVSAASRAGGPAVEADWDGQTQLQLVADGTPLAPSTLHVFDVTVRAVLPEDQGTEPGGWGNTATVVSGVDGVLTTDAVSTADVEVPELVVTKAVTTEDPVLRIGDEAVYEITIENTGDGDYTALYPAVVWDDLTDVLDETELVAAPTATPEVGTITSHGDRFDWTGALLAGETVTVSYTVEVTGGGNALLRNVAFQAQPLDVEPETPVVEDCETSTVCAVTASALPALSVEKTASGSSVAQGGSVQYTIVVTNTGAVDLPADDPAAMTDDLSDVLDDATLAGVPTSDTGEVVMDGTTLTWSGALDSGDVATITYAVNVRANAADGADLVNVAAVDGSLVSLTVDGVPAPRTSTTNTVVNALAATGAVITTTVLVGIALLLLGLLTVLYIQRRRRLGAE, from the coding sequence ATGGGCACGGCCGCGCGCCGACTGCTGCCACCGGCGCTCGCGCTGGCGCTGGCGATCGGGGTGCTGCCCGCGTCGCCGGCCGCCGCGGCCGGTGACGGGGTGCTGTCGGTGTCGATCGAGCCGATCGACTACGTCACGGGGCAACCGATCACCGAGGCGTCCTGGAACCAGCCCAACGTCGGCTACCGCGTGAACTTCGTGTGCTCCGTCGCGGCGTGCGAGAACACCGTGGTGCAGTTCAACCCGGCGCAGGTGAACCCGTGGGGCATCACGTCGACTGTGCCCCTCAGACTGCTCACCTTCTCGACGTGGACGGCGCCGCCCACGGGCGGCACGGTGACGGGTGACGACGCGAACGGTCGCACGGTCAACCTCGGCACGCTGCCGGCGGGCACATCCGGATCCTTCTCGATCTCGTACAGCACCACGCCGGCGAGGAACGCCAACGCGGCGCCCGGGCAGATCTTCCCGGACGGGTTCCAGATCGCGAACGGCGTCACGATCAGCTCATCGACGGCGGTCGCTCCGGCGCAGGCCGACGCCGCGCCGGTCACCTGGCGGATCTCGACCGTTCCCGCCCCCTCGATCGTCATCACGAACCCCGGCCCCATCAAGCCCGACGTCAACATCAGCCACCAGGTGAGGATGAGCACCGGCTCGTTCGTGCGCACCGGGGGCAACATCGTGGGACGGTCGAACGTCTTCGCGGCAGGCAACTACACCGTGACCATGCAGGTCCCGGAGGAGGCCACGTTCGTCTCCGCCGACCGCGGTGGTGTGTGGGATCCGGTAGCGAGGACCGTCACCTGGAGCGAGGGCACCGTCGACGCGCCGACCTACTGCGCCGCCGGCGGGTGGGGCGCGACGGCCGCCCCGCAGAACAACTGGAACCAGAACGCCCCCTGCTACACCCCGCGCAACGTCGTGCTGAACTACCCGGCCAGTGCCTTCACGAGCGACCCCAGCGGCTGCAACTTCGACGAGACGGTGACGCCGTCCGTCGCGGTGACCGCGACCTACCTCGATGCGCTCCGCACCACGAAAACCGCGGACGCCTCGGCCGCGTACCCGGTGACCTGCTACGAACCGTTCGGACGACTGAACGCGGGCAAGGACAGCACCGCGGACGCGACGGCCGCCGACCGCACCACACGTCTGGTCAACGTGCCGCCCGACGTCTCGGGCGAGACCTGTCCGTCGAGCGGGCGCGACGACTGGAACCGGGTGTGCACGCCCGGCCAGCCGCTGGCGGCGTTCGCCGACAACGCGAAGAGCTGGGTCGTCACCGGATACAACGCCGGGAACGCGCCCGGCAACATCACCATCGCCGACTCGACTCTCGACCTGCCCGGAGCTCCCGTGCACGCGATCCGGGCGAGCGCGACCACCCCGGTTCCGACGATCGACTGGACCTATCGGTGCGGGTCATCCGCCCCGGTGAGCGGGACGACGACGGCGACCACGGTCTCCCTGACCGCTGGGCAGCGGTCGAGCGGATGCCGTTACACCGCGGCGACGGTCACCAGCGGGTCCGTGGCGGGAGGGAACCTTCGACCCGCCGACACCGCGACCGGCACGGCCTGGCAGGTGGTGTTCGACTACAGCGTGACGACCGGTGCGCCGCTCGGGGTGCGCACCAACACCGCGACGGTGTCGATCTCCTACCCCGACACGTCGATCGTGACCCCGTCCCAGACGGTCTCGCGCAACGTGCAGCTGCGCGAGTACCCGAAGGTGGCGGCCGCGAGGCCGACGTTCGCCGCGGCGTTCCCCGTCGCGGCGGTCGTCGCGGGCGGCGGCACGGCGGTACCGGGCCGCGACGTCACCTTCACCGTCCGCGGATCGACCGCGAACATCGCGAACGATCAGGACATCACGCCGCAGTACGTCTTCATCGCCCCGGTCGGCTGGACGATCGTTCCGGGCAGCGCCACCTTCGGCACCCAGACCGTCAGTCCGGGATACCAGATCTCCCCGCCGCGCGCCGTCACCATCGGCGGAGCGCAGCGCGAGGCGGTCGTCGTGACCTGGCCCGACACCACCGTGTTCGGCGAGAACGCCGTCTGGCCCGATCTCAGCGTGACCGCTCGCCCGACCTTCGCCGTGACCGCAGGTACGAGTAGCCAGGCGACCGCCTGGATGGGCGACTCCCGGCACAGCTTCGACTCCACGACGGGCACGTTCAACGGCGGCGTTCAGGATGCGCCGGACGTCGACCAGGACGGTTCGACCAGCGAGTGGTTCGCCTCGGCGACCCAGGCCGTCTCCGTCGGCTCGTCGTCGGCGGCCACGGTGCTGAAGGAGATCTGCCTGCCGGATGGGGCGGGCGGATGCAACTGGGTCGGTGACAGTTCGAAACCGGTGCCGGTCTCGACGACGGCCACCGACATCCGCTATCGCGTCACGATCCTCAACGGGGGCAACACGCAGCTCAACGGCGTCGTGGCCTACGACGTGCTCCCGTACGTCGGCGACGTCGGCACCTCCGATGCGACCTCGTCGACGCCGCGCGGGTCGACCTTCGCCGAGACGCTCGCTTCCGCCTCGAACATCTCGAGCGGCCTGACGCTCAGCTACTCGTCGTCGACCAGCCCGCCCAGGCCCGAGGTGTTCAGCGGCAGCACGACCGGCTCGTGGGGGAGCACGGCGTCGGGCATGCGAGCGATCCGTGCGCAGTACGCGGGCAACCTGGCACCGGGCGCTTCGGTGCGCTTCGAGTACACGGCGACCGTCAACCCCGGTTCGAGCGCCGACGCCCGCGCGTGCAACTCCGTCGCGATCGACACCGCGCAGACCCTGCCGTCCGAGCCGCCCGCCGTCTGTGCGGTGACGGCGGAGGCCGATCTCGAGATCCAGGTCCCCGATCGACTGCCGCTGCAGGAGGGCCGCAATGGCGTCCTCCCGTACACCGTGATCAACCACGGCGGTTCGCAGAACGCGCCGGCCACCGCGGTGCTCGACATCCCGGCGGGCATCCAGGTGCGCTCGCTGTCGCCGCAGGGATGGGCGTGCACGGCGTCGCCGAGCGGCAGCCTCCCCCTCGACGGACCCGTGCGCGTCAGCTGTGTACCCGTCGCGCCGGACGGCACGACCACCACCTTGGCCATCGGGGCGTCGCGCACTCTCGCCCTCGCCGTGAAGCCGCTGTCGGCCGACGGGCCCGTGTGCGTCCCCGGTGAGGTCGCCGGCGCGATGTACGACCCGCGTCCGGCCAACAACACCAGCGAGGGATGCCTCGCCGTCGTGCCGTTCGACTCGGCACTCGAACTGAGCAAGACCGACGGCCGGGACGTCGTCACTCCCGGTGACACGGTGACCTACGAGATCACGGCGACGAACGGCCTCGTCGGCGAGACGGTCGCCGGGGCCGTCCTCACCGACACCCTGCCGGATGATGTCGTCTTCGTCAGCGCGACGGACGGCGGAGTGCACACCGGCGCGGCTCCGGACGGGACGGGAGGCACCGTCACCTGGCCGGCACTCGACCTCGCCGCTGCGGCGACGCCGAACTCCGGTGGAACCGGTGGCTCCGCAGCTCCGGGCAGTTCCGCTGTGCGTGCCGTGACGGTGACCATCGCGGCGGACGCACGCGGCCAGGTCGAGAACACCGCCGCAGTGACCGCGACGGATCCCGCGGACTCGAGTGCCACCGTCCGCGACGAGGCCGCCGACGTCGACGAGTTGCAGCGGCTCACGGTCACCAAGTCGAGCGACGCGGCCCCCGCCGGTGTGCGTCAGGGCGATGCGGTGGCGTACACGGTGACGCTCACCAACGACGGCACGGTGGACTATGCGACCGACGAGGCGGCCCTCGTCGATGACCTCGGCGAGGTTCTCGACGATGCCGCATTCGCGACCGATTCCGCCGAGATTCGGATCGACGGCGGCTCCCCGCGAACCGTCGCCGATCCGGATGCCGGGGGTCTGCTGCGGTGGACGGGCGCGCTCGACGTGGGCTCGCAGCTCGTGCTGACCTACCGGGTGAACGTCGGCGACGCCACCGGCGGCGACCGCGTCCTGACGAACACCGTCTTCGTCGGCGACTCCGCATCCGTGTGCACCGACGGCGTGGATGACGACGGCGACTCGTGCGCGAGCGTGACAGCGACGTTCGCGCCGACACTGCTCAAGCGGGTGGCGTCGCTGACGCAGAACGACGACGGCACGTGGACCACCGTGTACGACCTCGTGGTGACGAACCTCGACCCGACGGCACCGACGACGTACAGCCTGGCCGACGCGCTCGCCTTCGGTGCGGGCATCGAGGTGCTCGACGCGTCCGTGACCTCCGCGCCCGAGGGGGTCGTCCTGACGTCGCCCGCGTGGGCGGGATCCGGAGCCGTCGCTCAGGCGGTCACCCTCCCCGCCGATGGCCAGCACACGTACCAGGTGACCGTGATCGCCGACGCCGGGGCCACCCTCGGCACAGCGGCCGCCACCTGCGTCGCGGGGGTCACCTCCGGCTTCGCGAATCGTGCGACGCTGTCGCTCGCCGACGGTCGCAGCTTCCACGAAGAGGCGTGCGCCGCGCCGGCGGCCCCGGCCGTCGACAAGACGGCCGGTGCGGTCTCGCAGTTGCCCGACGGCTCCTGGCAGGTGACCTACACGGTCACCGTATCGAACACGAACCCGGCGCCGGCGACTCTCGCCTACACCCTCGACGACCTGTTGACCGTGCCGACCGGCATCGCCGTCGAGTCGGTCCACACCGCGGGGCCCGCGGATGCGGCGCTCAACCCCGCCTTCGGAACCGGCGACACGGCGCTCCTCACGGCGCCGGACCGGATCCCGGCCGGAACGGTCGCTGATCCCGCGATCCGGGTGTTCTCCGTCACCGTCGTGTTCGACGCCCGCGCCGGCGCCGCCCCCGCGTCCGGGCTCGCGTGCCCGCCCGCGGGTGACGGCGGCTATGCGAACCGGGTGACACTGCTCTCCGGCTCGAGTGACACGGTGATCGACACCGCGTCGGCGTGCGCGACCGCGCTCACCCAGCCGGTGCCCGACATCCGCAAGAGCGTGGCCTCGTCGTCGATCTCCGGAGCCGGCGACTGGACGCTCGTCTACACGATCGACGTCTCCAACCCGAGCCCGACCCACTCCACGCGGTACAGCCTCGAGGATGAGCTCGGCTTCGCCGAGGGCGTGACGGTGCTCGACGCGGTGATGACCTCGTCGGACGGGCCCACGAGCGAGTGGGACGGCCGGTCGACGACCGTCGTGACGACGGATCACCTGCTGGCGGCGGGGACGACCCACCGCTACACGGCCACGGTCACGGCCGACCCGGGCGATTTCGACGTCGAGAGCGCGGCGGCGGACTGCCGGATCGACGGGGGAGAGTCGGGGACCGGATATCGCAACCTCGCGACGCTCACCTCCGGCGATGTCACGCGAACGGCTGATGCCTGCGAGCCGATCAACGACCCGAGCGTGGTCAAGACGACGGTCGGTGCTCCCACGCAGGATGCGTCGACCGGGACCTGGACCATGCGGTACGACATCACGGTGCGGAACCGCTCGACCACGACGACGGGTTCGATCCCCTACGAGCTGACCGACACCCTCGGCTTCCCGGAGGAGGTCGCCATCGTCGACGTGGCGGTGAGCGGTCCCGCAGGAGCCTCGATCAACCCCGATTTCGACGGAGTCGACTCCCTCGAACTCGCGAGCGGGTCCATCGGTCAGGCGATCGACGCGAACACGCCGACGACCCACACCTACCGGGTGACGGTGCGGTTCGACGTGCCGTCGGGCACGCTGGATGCCGCCCGGTGCGACCCGGCCCAGGGCGGAGGCGGGCTGCGCAATGAGGCCGAGATCCGCGTGGGTGCTCGGGTGTCCGGTGCGGTGGCGTGTGCGGATGTGCCAGACGTGCCGGTGCCGGGGCTGACGAAGTCGGTGCTCTCCCAGGATCAGCAGGCCGATGGCACGTGGGAGGTGCTGTACCGCGTCACGGTGGCGAACCCCTCCGCGACCTCGGCGAGCACCTACACGTTGGATGACGAGTTCGCCCTGGGTGAGGGGATCGTGCTCGACGAGGCGCCGCAGGTCGTCGCGCTCCCGGCGGGTGTGACGGCGGAGCCGGATTGGAACGGTGCTGACGCGACCACGATCTCGGAGGACATCCTTCTGCCGGCTGCGGGGTCGCACACCTACACGGTGCGCGCGATCATCGACTCGGGATCCGTGACCGGGAACGACCCGGCGGGCGACTGCACGGTCGACGCCGGCGAGACCGGCACCGGCTTCCTCAACACCGCGTCGCTCAGCACGGGGATCGCAACCGTCGACAGCTCCGCGTGCGCGACCGCGTGGGATCCGGGTGTGACGAAGGAGCTGAACGGTGTGCCGACGCAGCAGCCGGATCGGTCGTGGTTGCTGTCGTACACGATGACGGTATCCAACCCGTCGACGGTGGGCCTCTCCTATGGTCTGAGGGATGAGTTGGACTTCCCGGCGGACGCCGAGGTGACGATCGTGTCCGCGGCGTCGCGTGCGGGTGGTCCGGCGGTGGAAGCGGATTGGGATGGCCAGACTCAGCTGCAGCTCGTGGCTGACGGCACTCCGCTCGCGCCGAGTACCCTCCACGTGTTCGATGTGACGGTGCGGGCTGTGCTTCCGGAGGACCAGGGCACCGAGCCGGGTGGTTGGGGTAACACCGCCACCGTCGTCTCCGGTGTCGACGGTGTCCTCACGACCGACGCGGTCTCCACTGCCGACGTCGAGGTGCCCGAGCTCGTGGTGACCAAGGCGGTGACCACCGAGGATCCGGTGCTGCGCATCGGCGATGAGGCGGTGTACGAGATCACGATCGAGAACACCGGTGATGGCGACTACACCGCCCTCTACCCGGCCGTGGTGTGGGACGACCTGACGGACGTTCTCGACGAGACCGAGCTGGTGGCCGCTCCGACGGCGACCCCCGAGGTCGGCACGATCACCTCGCACGGCGACCGGTTCGACTGGACGGGCGCGCTCCTGGCGGGCGAGACCGTCACGGTCAGCTACACGGTCGAGGTGACGGGTGGCGGAAACGCGCTGTTGCGGAACGTCGCGTTCCAAGCTCAGCCACTGGACGTGGAGCCCGAGACGCCCGTCGTCGAGGATTGCGAGACGAGCACCGTGTGTGCCGTGACCGCATCCGCTCTGCCGGCGTTGTCGGTGGAGAAGACGGCGAGTGGGTCGAGTGTCGCGCAGGGTGGCAGCGTGCAGTACACGATCGTGGTGACGAACACCGGAGCCGTGGACCTGCCGGCGGATGACCCCGCGGCGATGACGGATGACCTCTCCGATGTACTGGATGACGCGACCCTCGCGGGTGTGCCGACCTCGGACACCGGTGAAGTCGTGATGGATGGCACGACGCTGACCTGGTCGGGCGCACTCGACTCCGGCGATGTGGCGACGATCACCTACGCGGTGAACGTGCGCGCCAACGCCGCGGACGGTGCCGACCTGGTCAACGTGGCCGCGGTCGACGGGTCGCTGGTGTCGCTGACGGTGGACGGGGTGCCCGCACCGCGGACCTCCACCACCAACACGGTCGTCAACGCCCTCGCCGCGACCGGTGCCGTGATCACCACGACCGTGCTGGTCGGCATCGCGTTGTTGCTGCTGGGTCTGCTGACGGTGCTGTACATCCAGCGTCGCCGCCGACTCGGCGCCGAGTAA